GTGAGGAAGTGTTGACAAGACTTTTGCTAGCTTCTTAATTATAGTAATAtgtgattctctctctctctctctctccctctctccacagggggtgtccgtgaaattttccttttattttatgttgAGGAAGTGTTGATAAGACTTTTGCTAGCTTCTTAATTATAGTAATatgtgactctctctctctctgtgttacTAGCAGCTAATTTTCCACATCATTTAAAGGTCATTTAAATGTCGGATTCTCTTCTTGAATTCATGAGATATGGTGGTAATTTCTTTGCTCTACAATGTATTTATATGGGTACTTGTAAAGTAGTTTCACCCCTAGATCTAGATATTTCTCTCCTTGGCTTTAGAGTTTGATCTCTATCATTCTCatattatttcttcctttttttcacTCCAGTTTCATGGCTCTTTCTCTGTTCAAGAAAATATATGTCATCCCTATGCTGTTAATATTGTCAAACTCAGTGATTAGTGTCTCAAGGGTGCAAGCAGAGCCTCAAGTTCCCTGTTTGTTCCTCTTTGGTGATTCACTGCTTGACAATGGCAACAACAATGCCATTGCTTCTTTAGCTAAAACAAACTACAGGCCTTATGGAATAGATTTTCCTGATGGACCAACTGGAAGGTTTTGCAATGGAAAAAATGCTGGTGATATCATCGGTGAGCTTCCCTTTTGCTCCTTGTATCATGTGAATGTGACTAAATAACATCAACCAGTTTAACTTCGAGAATTAACATTTCTTTGATGGAATTAGACATCATATTTTGACTTTGATTCATAGCTGAAATCATGCAAAACTGAAAAGATTTCTCAATTGCAGCTCAACTCTTGGGTTTTATTGATTTCATTCCACCCTATGCAACTGCAAGAGGTGAAGTTCTACTCGGAGGAGCCAATTACGCATCCGGGGCAGCTGGAATAAGGGTTGAGACTGGGAGGCAATATGTAATTAtcttcatccccccccccccctccccccctccccccctcgcCCCCTTTTTAATTTAGGAAAATCTTGTCCCCAAGgttggttacaataagatttgcaatttttactttttttgcccttttagaatgacacacctttttttttctgtttttttgttttttttttggaaaaaatcaCGTTAACTGCCCCTGTAGCCCCTGCACCTAGACTCATGAgaatgtgaaatgaccaccccatccccatgaaaaggtggaaatcctgcCCCCAATGATACCTGCACATACACTTTCATTGGCCACCGCACATGTGCAAGCCCTAGAGGGACGGTTAGGGTTCtctatccctttctttttcttttttttttggtaaaaatccctttctttttttcaatgatGGTAAATTTTATCATTTCACCGATGACAGTGACAACTCATAATGAAAAGTCACTTTAAACTTGTATTGGAAATCCCTTTTTACCATTGtctttaataattttttggaataagacaagggacaaaaaaataaaatcacaacttcttaattcacctacttggtgacaacaagaagCACCCCTTAACTAACTAAAGTTGCTTTTATCATTCTTTGATTTGAGTTTCTCATTGTCACAGGGTGCTTGCATTAGCATGGATGAACAGTTAAAGAATCATCAATCTGCCATTGCTCAAGTGGTAAACATATTTGGGGATATTGATGCAGCAACCAACCATCTACACAAGTGCATCTATATGGTTGGAATGGGTAGCAATGACTACCTTAACAACTACTTCATGCCTTTGATTTATAAGACAAGTTGGCATTACACACCAGACCAATATGCCAATGTTCTTATTGAACAATATTCTCAGCAACTCAAGGTTGGTAACATCTTTAATTAGCTTAACTATATATGATCctttctttaaaattttattatgtttAATTACTAAGAAGAGAGATTTAAttttttctattgtttcttgaTTATTATAGACTTTGTATGATTATGGAGGAAGGAAGGTGGCTCTGATAGGAATTGGTCCTATAGGTTGCACCCCATATGAAATTTCTCGTAATAATCTCAATGATTCAGCATGTGATGAGAGAATTAACCGTGCAAACCAGATATTCAATGAAAGACTTAAAAATCTTGTGGATGAGCTCAACAATGATCTGCAGGATGCAATGTTTATATTTGTGAATGCATATGGGATTTTCAGTGATATTTTTCAGAATGCTAAATCTTATGGTAGACAATCCTTACTCAGTTATTGCTTTTAT
This Telopea speciosissima isolate NSW1024214 ecotype Mountain lineage unplaced genomic scaffold, Tspe_v1 Tspe_v1.1244, whole genome shotgun sequence DNA region includes the following protein-coding sequences:
- the LOC122648468 gene encoding GDSL esterase/lipase At5g45670-like; translation: MALSLFKKIYVIPMLLILSNSVISVSRVQAEPQVPCLFLFGDSLLDNGNNNAIASLAKTNYRPYGIDFPDGPTGRFCNGKNAGDIIAQLLGFIDFIPPYATARGEVLLGGANYASGAAGIRVETGRQYGACISMDEQLKNHQSAIAQVVNIFGDIDAATNHLHKCIYMVGMGSNDYLNNYFMPLIYKTSWHYTPDQYANVLIEQYSQQLKTLYDYGGRKVALIGIGPIGCTPYEISRNNLNDSACDERINRANQIFNERLKNLVDELNNDLQDAMFIFVNAYGIFSDIFQNAKSYGRQSLLSYCFYL